In a single window of the Nicotiana tomentosiformis chromosome 8, ASM39032v3, whole genome shotgun sequence genome:
- the LOC138897239 gene encoding uncharacterized protein yields MDSRGKEIKQSKKKKHTLPRPKQLPPPIPNMSPPPMPPRSSIGSALTSIDFILAPNFPTFSPRDLASQFSGSPPIASPNHHSSQHGGSSFVPHTSPTQLSSPSSTPSISNLDIGGSHTTASPYTSTSTVTGTLRQCTGGTVRYDHLHRLITVTHGDGFLPSFQAAHIVMESMKPFFHDPLNSWRQIPCVWQPAHEILVNETSEKRAQKRKTDSHHVARRGGTRPDWIRVDFWNQLLEKWNTPEWKKKSKHAKLNRASTKGGALHTGDFISFAAHRKGTFGDVTYAEVFAVTHKKKKKKKKKKKKKKNDGTREGWVKPRASETFDNYHIDLDAWRQTQPEGTQSTPEDMTAIWTHAAGGMNKGRVYGIRVQPSSSRPPAALFSGTSVSQEDMEAMCQKVDKMSQEFQATQALIQKLLKQKSKKGCQVVMESESESESEEETESD; encoded by the exons ATGGATTCTCGTGGTAAAGAAATAAAACAATCTAAGAAGAAAAAACACACTTTACCTAGACCAAAACAACTTCCTCCACCTATACCAAATATGAGCCCTCCTCCTATGCCTCCTCGTTCTTCCAT TGGCTCAGCTTTGACCTCCATTGATTTTATACTCGCACCTAATTTCCCAACTTTTTCCCCGCGTGATCTTGCTAGTCAGTTCAGCGGCTCACCCCCGATTGCATCCCCGAACCATCATAGTAGCCAGCATggtggttcatcttttgtgcctCATACATCTCCCACTCAATTATCATCTCCATCATCCACTCCAAGTATATCTAACTTGGATATTGGAGGCTCTCACACAACTGCATCCCCATATACTAGTACTTCTACAGTTACTGGTACCCTGAGACAGTGTACTGGAGGGACTGTACGGTACGATCATCTTCATCGGTTGATTACCGTTACCCATGGCGACGG GTTTTTGCCATCCTTTCAGGCCGCGCATATAGTGATGGAATCTATGAAGCCATTTTTTCATGATCCGTTGAATTCATGGAGACAAATACC GTGCGTATGGCAGCCTGCACATGAAATTCTGGTGAATGAGACCTCTGAGAAGAGAGCACAGAAGCGGAAAACAGATTCACATCATGTTGCTAGGAGAGGTGGCACCAGGCCTGATTGGATACGTGTAGATTTCTGGAATCAGCTCTTGGAGAAGTGGAACACCCCTGAGTGGAAGAAGAAGAGTAAACATGCAAAGTTAAACAGAGCTTCTACCAAGGGTGGAGCGTTGCATACTGGAGATTTTATTAGTTTTGCAGCCCATC GAAAAGGAACATTTGGAGATGTGACTTATGCCGAGGTCTTTGCGGTGAcccacaagaagaagaagaagaagaagaagaagaagaagaagaagaagaatgacgGTACAAGAGAAGGATGGGTCAAACCGCGTGCTTCAGAGACATTT gaTAATTATCATATTGATCTTGATGCATGGCGACAAACTCAGCCTGAAGGAACTCAATCGACCCCGGAGGATATGACTGCAATTTGGACACATGCGGCTGGTGGCATGAATAAAG gtcGAGTCTACGGGATTAGAGTACAGCCATCCTCCAGTCGTCCACCAGCAGCATTATTCAGTGGGACATCAGTCTCCCAAGAAGACATGGAAGCTATGTGTCAAAAAGTGGATAAAATGTCGCAAGAATTTCAAGCAACTCAGGCTTTGATCCAAAAATTATTAAAACAGAAAAGCAAGAAAGGTTGTCAAGTTGTAATGGAGTCCGAGTCTGAGTCTGAGTCTGAGGAGGAGACTGAGTCTGACTAG